In Populus alba chromosome 1, ASM523922v2, whole genome shotgun sequence, a single window of DNA contains:
- the LOC118040216 gene encoding pentatricopeptide repeat-containing protein At1g10910, chloroplastic isoform X2 — protein MELSTVTTCTGFHHNLTRSKTLSFPSIPSVSTSSSCCQRTSAAATTSLFNEPCNDDSQPATTTRRRPKGGAVDAPRRQSKSYMSRKAAILEVQQSPHLDSALQRLGGMLKVQDLNIILRNFGEQCRWQDLSQLFDWMQRHNKISASSYSSYIKFMGTSLNPAKALEIYNSIPDESTKTNVFICNSLLRCLVRNTKFDSSMKFFHKMKNNGLTPDAITYSTLLAGCMKIKDGYSKALDLVQELNYNGLQMDSIMYGTLLAVCASNKRCEEAHSYFNQMKDEGHSPNIFHYSSLLNAYSSDGNYKKAEELVQDMKSSGLVPNKVILTTLLKVYVRGGLFEKSRDLLVELDTLDFAKDEMPYCLLMDGLAKNGLLDEARSVFNEMKEKRVKSGGYSYSIMISSFCRGGLFEEAKELAEEFEAKYDKYDVVILNTILCAYCRTGEKESVMRTMRKMDELAISPDYNTFHILIKYFCKEKLYMLAYQTMEDMHRKGHQPMEELCSSLILHLGKIKAHAEAFSVYSMLKSSKRTMSKAFHEDILYILIAGRLLKDAYVVVKDNAELISPAAIKKFASSFVKLGDINLINDVMKVIHGSGYKIDQHFFPGLRWHQNTRWSPVEIRRTKGTISDGCVTLHC, from the exons ATGGAGTTATCAACTGTCACCACCTGCACAGGGTTTCACCATAACCTTACCCGCTCAAAAACCTTATCTTTTCCATCAATTCCCAGCGTATCCACCAGCAGCAGCTGCTGCCAACGCACTTCTGCTGCAGCAACAACATCACTTTTCAATGAACCTTGTAATGATGACTCACAACCGGCAACAACTACAAGAAGAAGACCGAAAGGTGGGGCAGTTGATGCTCCAAGGCGTCAGTCTAAGTCATACATGTCTAGAAAAGCTGCCATTCTTGAAGTTCAACAGTCCCCTCATTTGGATTCTGCTCTTCAAAG ATTAGGAGGGATGTTGAAGGTGCAAGACTTGAATATCATTTTGCGGAATTTTGGGGAGCAATGCAGATGGCAGGATCTTTCCCAG CTCTTTGATTGGATGCAACGGCACAACAAAATCAGTGCTTCATCTTATAGCAGTTATATAAAGTTCATGGGGACAAGTCTTAACCCGGCAAAGGCACTAGAAATATACAACAGCATTCCTGATGAATCAACAAAAACTAATGTCTTCATATGTAATTCACTTCTTAGATGCCTGGTCAGGAATACCAAGTTTGATAGCAGCATGAAATTCTTTCATAAGATGAAGAACAATGGTCTAACACCTGATGCTATTACATATAGCACG cTGCTTGCTGGGTGCATGAAAATCAAAGATGGGTATTCTAAGGCATTGGATCTGGTTCAGGAACTGAATTATAATGGACTACAGATGGACAGCATAATGTATGGGACACTTTTGGCAGTTTGTGCTTCAAATAAACGGTGTGAAGAAGCACATAGCTACTTTAACCAGATGAAGGATGAGGGTCATTCGCCTAATATATTTCATTATAGCTCGTTACTCAATGCATACTCTTCTGATGGAAACTACAAGAAGGCTGAAGAGTTGGTGCAGGACATGAAATCTTCAGGGTTAGTACCAAATAAG GTAATATTGACAACTCTGTTAAAGGTATATGTAAGAGGAGGCTTGTTTGAAAAATCCAGAGACCTTCTGGTAGAACTGGATACCTTGGACTTTGCAAAAGATGAG ATGCCCTATTGTTTATTGATGGATGGCCTTGCTAAGAATGGGCTCTTAGATGAAGCAAGATCAGTTTTCAATGAAATGAAGGAAAAACGTGTTAAATCTG GCGGCTATTCGTACAGTATcatgatttcatcattttgcCGAGGTGGCCTTTTTGAAGAGGCAAAGGAGTTGGCAGAGGAGTTTGAAGCCAAGTATGATAAATATGACGTAGTTATATTGAATACAATTCTTTGTGCCTACTGTAGAACAGGTGAAAAAGAGAGTGTGATGCGAACAATGAGGAAAATGGATGAATTGGCGATCAGTCCTGACTATAATACTTTCCATATTCTTATCAAGTATTTTTGTAAGGAGAAGTTATATATGCTTGCTTACCAGACCATGGAAGACATGCATAGGAAAGGCCATCAACCTATGGAG GAGCTTTGTTCCTCGTTGATTCTTCATCTTGGTAAAATTAAAGCCCATGCAGAAGCCTTTTCTGTTTACAGTATGTTGAAGTCTAGCAAAAGGACAATGTCTAAAGCCTTTCACGAGGATATTTTATACATTCTTATTGCTGGAAGGCTTCTCAAAGATGCTTATGTAGTAGTTAAG GATAATGCAGAATTGATCTCTCCAGCTGCAATTAAGAAGTTTGCAAGCTCATTTGTGAAGCTTGGTGACATCAATTTGATAAATGATGTTATGAAGGTTATTCATGGTTCGGGATACAAGATTGATCAG CATTTTTTCCCTGGTCTTAGATGGCATCAGAATACCAGATGGTCTCCAGTTGAGATAAGAAGAACTAAGG GAACTATTTCAGATGGCTGTGTCACGTTACATTGCTGA
- the LOC118040216 gene encoding pentatricopeptide repeat-containing protein At1g10910, chloroplastic isoform X1 encodes MELSTVTTCTGFHHNLTRSKTLSFPSIPSVSTSSSCCQRTSAAATTSLFNEPCNDDSQPATTTRRRPKGGAVDAPRRQSKSYMSRKAAILEVQQSPHLDSALQRLGGMLKVQDLNIILRNFGEQCRWQDLSQLFDWMQRHNKISASSYSSYIKFMGTSLNPAKALEIYNSIPDESTKTNVFICNSLLRCLVRNTKFDSSMKFFHKMKNNGLTPDAITYSTLLAGCMKIKDGYSKALDLVQELNYNGLQMDSIMYGTLLAVCASNKRCEEAHSYFNQMKDEGHSPNIFHYSSLLNAYSSDGNYKKAEELVQDMKSSGLVPNKVILTTLLKVYVRGGLFEKSRDLLVELDTLDFAKDEMPYCLLMDGLAKNGLLDEARSVFNEMKEKRVKSGGYSYSIMISSFCRGGLFEEAKELAEEFEAKYDKYDVVILNTILCAYCRTGEKESVMRTMRKMDELAISPDYNTFHILIKYFCKEKLYMLAYQTMEDMHRKGHQPMEELCSSLILHLGKIKAHAEAFSVYSMLKSSKRTMSKAFHEDILYILIAGRLLKDAYVVVKDNAELISPAAIKKFASSFVKLGDINLINDVMKVIHGSGYKIDQELFQMAVSRYIAEPEKKDLLIQLLQWMPGQGYVVDSSTRNLILKNSHLFGRQLIAEILSKQHMMSKALKSQ; translated from the exons ATGGAGTTATCAACTGTCACCACCTGCACAGGGTTTCACCATAACCTTACCCGCTCAAAAACCTTATCTTTTCCATCAATTCCCAGCGTATCCACCAGCAGCAGCTGCTGCCAACGCACTTCTGCTGCAGCAACAACATCACTTTTCAATGAACCTTGTAATGATGACTCACAACCGGCAACAACTACAAGAAGAAGACCGAAAGGTGGGGCAGTTGATGCTCCAAGGCGTCAGTCTAAGTCATACATGTCTAGAAAAGCTGCCATTCTTGAAGTTCAACAGTCCCCTCATTTGGATTCTGCTCTTCAAAG ATTAGGAGGGATGTTGAAGGTGCAAGACTTGAATATCATTTTGCGGAATTTTGGGGAGCAATGCAGATGGCAGGATCTTTCCCAG CTCTTTGATTGGATGCAACGGCACAACAAAATCAGTGCTTCATCTTATAGCAGTTATATAAAGTTCATGGGGACAAGTCTTAACCCGGCAAAGGCACTAGAAATATACAACAGCATTCCTGATGAATCAACAAAAACTAATGTCTTCATATGTAATTCACTTCTTAGATGCCTGGTCAGGAATACCAAGTTTGATAGCAGCATGAAATTCTTTCATAAGATGAAGAACAATGGTCTAACACCTGATGCTATTACATATAGCACG cTGCTTGCTGGGTGCATGAAAATCAAAGATGGGTATTCTAAGGCATTGGATCTGGTTCAGGAACTGAATTATAATGGACTACAGATGGACAGCATAATGTATGGGACACTTTTGGCAGTTTGTGCTTCAAATAAACGGTGTGAAGAAGCACATAGCTACTTTAACCAGATGAAGGATGAGGGTCATTCGCCTAATATATTTCATTATAGCTCGTTACTCAATGCATACTCTTCTGATGGAAACTACAAGAAGGCTGAAGAGTTGGTGCAGGACATGAAATCTTCAGGGTTAGTACCAAATAAG GTAATATTGACAACTCTGTTAAAGGTATATGTAAGAGGAGGCTTGTTTGAAAAATCCAGAGACCTTCTGGTAGAACTGGATACCTTGGACTTTGCAAAAGATGAG ATGCCCTATTGTTTATTGATGGATGGCCTTGCTAAGAATGGGCTCTTAGATGAAGCAAGATCAGTTTTCAATGAAATGAAGGAAAAACGTGTTAAATCTG GCGGCTATTCGTACAGTATcatgatttcatcattttgcCGAGGTGGCCTTTTTGAAGAGGCAAAGGAGTTGGCAGAGGAGTTTGAAGCCAAGTATGATAAATATGACGTAGTTATATTGAATACAATTCTTTGTGCCTACTGTAGAACAGGTGAAAAAGAGAGTGTGATGCGAACAATGAGGAAAATGGATGAATTGGCGATCAGTCCTGACTATAATACTTTCCATATTCTTATCAAGTATTTTTGTAAGGAGAAGTTATATATGCTTGCTTACCAGACCATGGAAGACATGCATAGGAAAGGCCATCAACCTATGGAG GAGCTTTGTTCCTCGTTGATTCTTCATCTTGGTAAAATTAAAGCCCATGCAGAAGCCTTTTCTGTTTACAGTATGTTGAAGTCTAGCAAAAGGACAATGTCTAAAGCCTTTCACGAGGATATTTTATACATTCTTATTGCTGGAAGGCTTCTCAAAGATGCTTATGTAGTAGTTAAG GATAATGCAGAATTGATCTCTCCAGCTGCAATTAAGAAGTTTGCAAGCTCATTTGTGAAGCTTGGTGACATCAATTTGATAAATGATGTTATGAAGGTTATTCATGGTTCGGGATACAAGATTGATCAG GAACTATTTCAGATGGCTGTGTCACGTTACATTGCTGAACCTGAAAAGAAGGACTTGCTTATACAATTGCTACAATGGATGCCAGGCCAAGGTTATGTTGTTGATTCCTCAACAAGAAACCTGATCCTTAAGAACTCACACTTATTTGGTCGCCAGCTCATTGCTGAGATCCTGTCCAAGCAGCACATGATGTCAAAAGCCTTGAAATCTCAGTAG
- the LOC118040216 gene encoding pentatricopeptide repeat-containing protein At1g10910, chloroplastic isoform X3, with the protein MHACQIELFDWMQRHNKISASSYSSYIKFMGTSLNPAKALEIYNSIPDESTKTNVFICNSLLRCLVRNTKFDSSMKFFHKMKNNGLTPDAITYSTLLAGCMKIKDGYSKALDLVQELNYNGLQMDSIMYGTLLAVCASNKRCEEAHSYFNQMKDEGHSPNIFHYSSLLNAYSSDGNYKKAEELVQDMKSSGLVPNKVILTTLLKVYVRGGLFEKSRDLLVELDTLDFAKDEMPYCLLMDGLAKNGLLDEARSVFNEMKEKRVKSGGYSYSIMISSFCRGGLFEEAKELAEEFEAKYDKYDVVILNTILCAYCRTGEKESVMRTMRKMDELAISPDYNTFHILIKYFCKEKLYMLAYQTMEDMHRKGHQPMEELCSSLILHLGKIKAHAEAFSVYSMLKSSKRTMSKAFHEDILYILIAGRLLKDAYVVVKDNAELISPAAIKKFASSFVKLGDINLINDVMKVIHGSGYKIDQELFQMAVSRYIAEPEKKDLLIQLLQWMPGQGYVVDSSTRNLILKNSHLFGRQLIAEILSKQHMMSKALKSQ; encoded by the exons ATGCATGCCTGCcaaattgag CTCTTTGATTGGATGCAACGGCACAACAAAATCAGTGCTTCATCTTATAGCAGTTATATAAAGTTCATGGGGACAAGTCTTAACCCGGCAAAGGCACTAGAAATATACAACAGCATTCCTGATGAATCAACAAAAACTAATGTCTTCATATGTAATTCACTTCTTAGATGCCTGGTCAGGAATACCAAGTTTGATAGCAGCATGAAATTCTTTCATAAGATGAAGAACAATGGTCTAACACCTGATGCTATTACATATAGCACG cTGCTTGCTGGGTGCATGAAAATCAAAGATGGGTATTCTAAGGCATTGGATCTGGTTCAGGAACTGAATTATAATGGACTACAGATGGACAGCATAATGTATGGGACACTTTTGGCAGTTTGTGCTTCAAATAAACGGTGTGAAGAAGCACATAGCTACTTTAACCAGATGAAGGATGAGGGTCATTCGCCTAATATATTTCATTATAGCTCGTTACTCAATGCATACTCTTCTGATGGAAACTACAAGAAGGCTGAAGAGTTGGTGCAGGACATGAAATCTTCAGGGTTAGTACCAAATAAG GTAATATTGACAACTCTGTTAAAGGTATATGTAAGAGGAGGCTTGTTTGAAAAATCCAGAGACCTTCTGGTAGAACTGGATACCTTGGACTTTGCAAAAGATGAG ATGCCCTATTGTTTATTGATGGATGGCCTTGCTAAGAATGGGCTCTTAGATGAAGCAAGATCAGTTTTCAATGAAATGAAGGAAAAACGTGTTAAATCTG GCGGCTATTCGTACAGTATcatgatttcatcattttgcCGAGGTGGCCTTTTTGAAGAGGCAAAGGAGTTGGCAGAGGAGTTTGAAGCCAAGTATGATAAATATGACGTAGTTATATTGAATACAATTCTTTGTGCCTACTGTAGAACAGGTGAAAAAGAGAGTGTGATGCGAACAATGAGGAAAATGGATGAATTGGCGATCAGTCCTGACTATAATACTTTCCATATTCTTATCAAGTATTTTTGTAAGGAGAAGTTATATATGCTTGCTTACCAGACCATGGAAGACATGCATAGGAAAGGCCATCAACCTATGGAG GAGCTTTGTTCCTCGTTGATTCTTCATCTTGGTAAAATTAAAGCCCATGCAGAAGCCTTTTCTGTTTACAGTATGTTGAAGTCTAGCAAAAGGACAATGTCTAAAGCCTTTCACGAGGATATTTTATACATTCTTATTGCTGGAAGGCTTCTCAAAGATGCTTATGTAGTAGTTAAG GATAATGCAGAATTGATCTCTCCAGCTGCAATTAAGAAGTTTGCAAGCTCATTTGTGAAGCTTGGTGACATCAATTTGATAAATGATGTTATGAAGGTTATTCATGGTTCGGGATACAAGATTGATCAG GAACTATTTCAGATGGCTGTGTCACGTTACATTGCTGAACCTGAAAAGAAGGACTTGCTTATACAATTGCTACAATGGATGCCAGGCCAAGGTTATGTTGTTGATTCCTCAACAAGAAACCTGATCCTTAAGAACTCACACTTATTTGGTCGCCAGCTCATTGCTGAGATCCTGTCCAAGCAGCACATGATGTCAAAAGCCTTGAAATCTCAGTAG
- the LOC118040217 gene encoding 3-ketoacyl-CoA synthase 7 has product MGAEILTHLLEAPFFLVTTLITCFLYFALRSNYVYLIDFACYLPADNLRVTISNFIEHLHLGGDFNTDCSEFQERVAERSGIGDEACMPIALHELPPGPSFKASLEEVEQVLFPIVEDLLSKHNISPKSIDILISNCSLFCPAPSITAMITNKFGFRSNIKSFSLSGMGCSAGLLSISLAKDLLKVHKNSLALVLSMEAISSNGYLGKTKSMLVTNTLFRMGGAAVLLSNKKHDEQRAKYKLLHLVRTHMGSDDRSYTSVIQQDDEDGFVGVSLSRSLLHVAGNALRTNISELGPLVLPYLEQLRYGWGVVHRKLWVAAGKRETHVPNFKKAFEHFCIHAGGRAVIDAVESNLKLQKEDGEASRMMLYRFGNTSSSSVWYELCYLEAKGAVKKGDRIWQIAFGSGFKCNSAVWKSISVPNPEERNAWSDRIHLYPVQTPIAP; this is encoded by the coding sequence ATGGGAGCCGAAATACTAACACATCTCCTTGAAGCTCCTTTCTTCCTTGTAACCACTTTGATAACCTGCTTTCTCTACTTCGCTCTCAGATCCAATTATGTCTACCTCATTGACTTCGCTTGCTATCTTCCGGCGGATAACTTGCGAGTCACAATCTCCAATTTCATAGAACACTTGCACCTCGGTGGTGACTTCAACACAGACTGTAGTGAGTTCCAAGAAAGAGTTGCGGAAAGATCGGGCATAGGAGATGAAGCTTGCATGCCTATTGCATTGCATGAGCTGCCTCCCGGCCCTTCATTTAAAGCATCTCTTGAAGAGGTTGAACAAGTTCTCTTCCCGATCGTTGAAGATCTTCTGTCCAAGCACAACATCAGTCCAAAGAgcattgatattttaatatccaACTGTAGCCTTTTCTGTCCTGCTCCTTCCATTACTGCAATGATCACAAACAAGTTCGGATTCCGGAGCAACATAAAGAGCTTCAGCCTAAGCGGGATGGGGTGCAGTGCCGGACTCTTGTCGATAAGTTTGGCTAAAGACCTTTTGAAAGTTCACAAGAATTCGTTGGCTTTAGTTCTGAGCATGGAAGCTATTAGTTCGAATGGTTATCTCGGTAAAACCAAGTCGATGCTTGTAACCAACACCTTATTTCGTATGGGTGGAGCTGCTGTTTTGCTGTCAAACAAGAAGCACGATGAGCAAAGAGCAAAGTACAAGCTCCTGCACCTTGTCCGTACCCACATGGGATCCGATGACCGATCATACACTTCTGTCATTCAACAAGATGATGAAGATGGGTTCGTAGGAGTGTCACTATCGAGGTCACTTCTACATGTCGCAGGCAACGCGTTAAGAACCAATATATCAGAGCTTGGCCCCCTTGTGCTTCCATATCTTGAACAGCTTCGATACGGGTGGGGAGTTGTGCATCGGAAACTTTGGGTTGCAGCGGGGAAAAGAGAGACACACGTGCCAAATTTTAAGAAGGCTTTCGAGCATTTCTGCATACATGCTGGGGGGAGGGCAGTGATTGATGCTGTGGAGAGTAATCTGAAGCTGCAAAAGGAAGATGGAGAAGCTTCAAGGATGATGCTCTATAGATTTGGTAACACGTCATCTTCTTCGGTCTGGTATGAACTCTGCTATCTGGAAGCCAAGGGAGCGGTGAAGAAGGGAGACAGGATTTGGCAAATTGCTTTCGGAAGTGGTTTTAAGTGCAACAGCGCAGTTTGGAAATCCATTTCTGTTCCCAATCCAGAGGAAAGAAATGCTTGGTCAGATAGGATTCATTTGTATCCTGTACAGACACCGATTGCGCCATGA